In Acidobacteriota bacterium, one genomic interval encodes:
- a CDS encoding CHAT domain-containing tetratricopeptide repeat protein: MATSRTPRIEQPEWAALAAGNSHPWGFSLDEGQVATVRVEQQGIDIVLRLFSPGGERLMLMDSPIGSWGHETITWIAEENGIYRVEVASENPDAGSGHYVFWLEPPRHSNAEDQRHSAAQQRLCRADELRRAGDPAALPGVIDQYRKALAAWRELDDPDWQLQALQRIGHASTLSGQSEEVVEAYRSASELAKSANRPREEALSENRLAGWYLDRQEVGAARPHLERARQLAESLGEAVVANHVLANAARLAAGEGKTDEALRMFLDLEQRWRELERPLEEADALHNRASLLARQGKLEEAALAFEQCVSAQTSGGHEPGRVAALIHLGDTRLRLHRWDQAIEALEAAAEAGPRGKLDRRWSAFLDNSLGLAYSRVGSSSKVSDEQLNQAIEHFSAAQSKAEEDDNWRLAAVIKFNLGALLQEQGRSESAIAAFEDSLVAFERWGDESRRAMALLGLGLALRDQGHLGPALERLSTAVDLVEGQRLQHSGWDFRMWFLASKKRYFEELIDLLAELHLQDTSPRQGPSYAERALQVAERRRARTFLDSLAETHLRVDVPSGLLEQEKELLAALHGLQNRSRGVEDPSLELERQDLLVRLESLRGRILEAHPQFAALTRPAPLSLEEVRTRVLDRRSHLLVYSVGERRSFVWSLDAHGSLEIHSLAGRKEMEASVGDAMKWVLSRAKGASSLRHAALAQLADRLLPPPNAMPSSERWMIVPDGILEMVPFSALRVAQPSDSDRIYLLEQREVVVLPSASTLAAIRQEAPRRRQPAIPMAIFADPVFSPTDPRLSEGFPPTGRPAASPNEFLEFPRLSHSRSEALAIAQLLPQEARVVGLDFDAAKSPTFFEYLENAGILHLATHGIVDPQHPQLSSLLFSRFDAQGRPQEGHLYAHEIFDRRIAAELVVLSACQSGIGREVPGEGVQGLSRAFHYAGAPRVVMSLWNVNDRSTAALMQAFYRGLLEQRLAPAEALRTAQLSLLKGDQEAWREPRHWAAFVLSGDPSPDAKRSYDDPPIEKDAGGGGLLEPTGTPPSYPIPPDKKPSRRPPNEPMPNEQTLPRRGQVPAVSSNRFNPDSYINGIEAETGRRLPPAPDGEALFEHREKILPDPHLSHRLDWWTHYHRIDDPFRETVFGIDAERLDQAGWAVLFAPSVPPVVEEALSPLLRHRRDQAGAERFRSIRLPADCTSDRFRLEHELGFGPADPEVMPYFLMVVGDPEETPFEFQYGLDVQYALGRLCFDKVDDYARYADSVLQTEAGQPHRRRASIFGVGGDGDNERYLIDSLVDPLTQSLASPTRLKPSQLEIVRAASTRKADLTQLLEDPPALLFAAGHGLRCDPADRRLGTLQGALVCSDYELEGTMSEDAYFSGEDLSESSDLRGMIAFLFACYSAGSPAFDDFSERLIGPPQRIAPKAMISHLAKRMLARGAQGFVGHVDRAWGTSFDFSSGRGDTVKVFDSVCRQLLNGRRLGHAMECLNQSYAEKSTVLTGLLGARTLPPEGGQYLSRIRKATLDARNYIVVGDPAVRLPGVLPASEKFRGFRTG, encoded by the coding sequence TCGCATCCGAGAACCCCGATGCCGGTAGCGGACACTACGTTTTCTGGCTGGAGCCCCCCCGCCACTCGAACGCCGAGGATCAACGCCACAGTGCAGCGCAACAGCGGCTCTGTCGCGCAGACGAACTGCGCCGGGCCGGAGATCCGGCAGCCCTCCCCGGGGTCATCGATCAGTATCGCAAAGCTCTAGCGGCTTGGCGCGAACTCGACGATCCGGACTGGCAGCTCCAAGCCCTTCAACGAATCGGCCACGCCAGCACACTCTCCGGCCAAAGCGAAGAGGTGGTCGAAGCTTACCGGTCGGCATCGGAGCTGGCGAAGAGCGCGAATCGGCCCAGGGAAGAAGCGTTGTCCGAGAACCGTCTTGCCGGCTGGTACCTCGACCGACAAGAAGTCGGTGCCGCCAGACCTCACCTCGAGCGAGCGAGGCAGCTCGCCGAGTCTCTGGGAGAGGCAGTGGTGGCCAATCACGTCCTCGCCAACGCTGCACGGCTCGCGGCCGGCGAGGGCAAGACCGACGAAGCACTCCGCATGTTCCTGGATCTCGAGCAACGCTGGCGGGAACTCGAGCGGCCACTGGAGGAGGCCGACGCACTCCACAACCGCGCTTCCCTGCTCGCGAGACAAGGGAAGCTGGAAGAAGCCGCCCTGGCCTTCGAACAGTGCGTCTCGGCGCAGACCAGCGGCGGCCACGAGCCGGGCCGGGTCGCCGCCCTCATCCACCTGGGAGACACCCGCCTACGCCTGCATCGCTGGGATCAGGCCATCGAGGCCCTAGAGGCCGCCGCAGAAGCGGGTCCAAGAGGAAAGCTCGATCGCCGGTGGTCGGCCTTTCTCGACAACAGCCTCGGCCTCGCCTACTCGCGGGTGGGCTCCTCATCGAAGGTTTCCGACGAGCAGCTAAACCAGGCCATCGAGCACTTTTCTGCAGCTCAGAGCAAGGCCGAAGAAGACGACAACTGGCGCCTGGCGGCGGTCATCAAATTCAATCTTGGGGCCCTTCTCCAGGAGCAAGGTAGGTCCGAGTCAGCGATCGCCGCTTTCGAGGATTCGCTCGTCGCCTTCGAGCGGTGGGGAGACGAAAGCCGACGCGCCATGGCGCTCCTCGGCCTCGGCCTCGCCTTGCGCGACCAAGGGCACCTCGGGCCAGCGCTCGAGAGACTCTCCACCGCTGTGGACCTGGTGGAGGGGCAGCGCCTACAGCACTCCGGCTGGGACTTTCGAATGTGGTTCTTGGCCTCCAAGAAGCGCTACTTCGAAGAGTTGATCGATCTCCTTGCAGAGCTTCACCTGCAGGATACCTCTCCCCGCCAAGGACCTAGCTACGCGGAGCGCGCTCTGCAAGTTGCGGAGCGCCGCCGGGCGCGCACCTTTCTCGACTCCCTGGCTGAGACCCATCTGAGAGTCGACGTTCCATCGGGACTGCTCGAGCAAGAAAAAGAGCTGCTTGCCGCGCTGCACGGGCTACAGAATCGATCGCGCGGCGTCGAGGACCCGAGCTTGGAGCTGGAGCGCCAGGATCTGCTGGTCCGCCTGGAGAGCCTGAGGGGACGCATTCTCGAAGCGCATCCACAGTTTGCCGCCCTCACCCGGCCGGCCCCCCTTTCCCTGGAAGAGGTACGAACGCGAGTGCTGGATCGGCGGTCCCATCTGCTGGTCTACAGCGTGGGCGAACGTCGAAGTTTTGTCTGGAGCCTCGATGCCCATGGCAGTCTCGAAATCCATTCCCTGGCGGGTCGGAAGGAGATGGAAGCGTCCGTTGGGGACGCCATGAAGTGGGTACTCTCCCGCGCCAAGGGCGCAAGCTCCCTACGGCACGCCGCCCTCGCCCAGCTCGCCGACCGGTTGCTGCCTCCACCCAATGCCATGCCATCTTCGGAACGCTGGATGATCGTGCCCGACGGCATCCTGGAGATGGTCCCCTTCTCCGCCCTGCGCGTCGCCCAGCCATCGGATTCCGACCGCATCTACCTGCTCGAGCAGCGCGAAGTCGTGGTTCTGCCCTCGGCCAGCACCCTGGCGGCAATTCGGCAAGAAGCTCCCCGGCGGCGCCAGCCGGCGATCCCCATGGCGATCTTCGCGGACCCGGTGTTCTCCCCTACCGATCCTCGACTGTCCGAAGGCTTTCCGCCGACGGGCCGCCCGGCGGCGAGTCCGAACGAATTCCTCGAGTTTCCCCGCCTCTCGCACTCGCGATCGGAAGCCCTGGCGATCGCTCAGCTCCTCCCTCAGGAGGCTAGAGTCGTGGGCCTCGACTTCGACGCCGCCAAGAGCCCAACCTTTTTTGAATACCTGGAGAACGCCGGCATCCTCCACCTGGCGACGCACGGCATCGTCGATCCGCAGCATCCGCAGCTCTCTTCGCTGCTCTTCTCGAGATTCGACGCCCAGGGACGCCCACAAGAGGGGCATCTCTACGCTCACGAGATCTTCGATCGCCGCATTGCCGCCGAGCTGGTGGTCCTGAGCGCCTGCCAGTCCGGCATCGGTCGAGAGGTTCCCGGCGAAGGTGTACAGGGACTGTCTCGCGCGTTCCACTACGCCGGAGCACCAAGGGTCGTCATGAGCCTGTGGAACGTCAACGACCGGAGCACGGCCGCCCTGATGCAGGCGTTCTACCGCGGGCTCCTCGAGCAGAGGCTAGCGCCTGCCGAGGCCCTCCGCACGGCCCAACTCAGTCTGCTGAAGGGTGACCAGGAGGCCTGGCGAGAGCCGCGCCACTGGGCGGCCTTTGTACTGTCCGGCGACCCCTCGCCGGATGCCAAACGCAGCTACGACGACCCACCGATCGAGAAAGATGCAGGCGGTGGAGGCCTCCTGGAGCCCACAGGCACACCGCCGAGCTACCCGATTCCTCCGGATAAGAAACCCTCGCGCCGGCCGCCCAATGAGCCCATGCCCAACGAGCAGACGCTACCGCGGCGAGGCCAGGTACCGGCTGTTTCCTCGAATCGCTTCAACCCGGACTCGTACATCAACGGCATCGAGGCGGAAACCGGTCGCCGACTGCCGCCGGCTCCGGACGGCGAAGCGCTGTTCGAGCATCGAGAGAAGATCCTTCCGGACCCGCATCTCTCCCACCGGCTCGACTGGTGGACCCACTACCACCGGATCGACGATCCATTTCGAGAGACGGTTTTCGGAATCGACGCGGAACGGCTCGATCAGGCCGGCTGGGCGGTGTTGTTCGCCCCGTCGGTGCCGCCGGTGGTGGAAGAGGCCCTCTCCCCCCTGCTGCGCCACCGGAGAGACCAAGCCGGTGCGGAGCGGTTTCGATCGATCCGCCTACCCGCTGACTGCACCAGCGACCGCTTTCGCCTCGAGCACGAACTCGGCTTCGGGCCGGCAGACCCCGAGGTCATGCCCTACTTTCTGATGGTGGTCGGCGATCCTGAAGAGACGCCCTTCGAATTTCAGTACGGCCTGGACGTGCAGTACGCGCTGGGGCGCCTATGCTTCGACAAGGTCGACGACTACGCCCGCTACGCCGACTCCGTGTTGCAGACGGAAGCCGGACAACCGCATCGCCGCAGAGCCTCCATCTTCGGCGTCGGAGGGGACGGCGACAACGAAAGGTACCTGATCGATTCGCTGGTCGATCCGCTGACCCAAAGTCTGGCGAGTCCGACTCGCCTCAAACCCTCCCAGCTCGAGATTGTCCGGGCCGCATCGACCCGCAAGGCCGATCTGACCCAACTGCTCGAAGACCCGCCGGCGCTGTTGTTCGCCGCCGGCCACGGGCTACGCTGCGACCCGGCGGACCGTCGTCTCGGAACTCTCCAGGGCGCCCTGGTCTGCTCGGACTACGAGTTGGAGGGCACCATGTCCGAGGACGCATACTTCAGCGGCGAGGATCTTTCCGAAAGCTCGGACCTCCGCGGCATGATCGCCTTCCTCTTCGCCTGCTACAGCGCCGGCTCCCCGGCCTTCGACGACTTTTCCGAGCGTCTCATCGGTCCGCCTCAGCGCATCGCACCGAAGGCCATGATCTCCCACCTCGCGAAGCGCATGCTGGCGCGAGGTGCCCAAGGCTTCGTCGGTCATGTCGATCGGGCCTGGGGAACATCCTTCGATTTTTCGAGCGGCCGAGGCGATACGGTCAAGGTGTTCGACAGCGTGTGCCGCCAGCTCCTCAACGGCCGCCGGCTGGGCCACGCCATGGAGTGCCTCAACCAAAGCTATGCGGAAAAGAGTACGGTGCTCACCGGCCTTCTCGGCGCCCGCACCCTACCGCCGGAGGGTGGTCAGTACCTCTCGCGGATCCGCAAAGCCACCCTCGACGCCCGCAACTACATTGTCGTCGGCGACCCGGCGGTGCGGTTGCCGGGGGTGCTGCCGGCGAGCGAGAAATTTCGTGGGTTTAGGACAGGCTAG